A DNA window from Nerophis ophidion isolate RoL-2023_Sa linkage group LG13, RoL_Noph_v1.0, whole genome shotgun sequence contains the following coding sequences:
- the LOC133564424 gene encoding porphobilinogen deaminase-like isoform X3, with amino-acid sequence MEEGLLKYIRNGDGKVSRIFRIGTRKSQLARIQTDSVADKLKELYPDIILEIVGMSTIGDKNLDTALSKIGEKSLFTKELENALEKNIVDLVVHSLKDLPTTLPPGFTIAAVLKRENPHDAVVLHPKNVGKSLETLSENSVIGTSSLRRAAQLKKRFPHLEFKDIRGNLNTRLKKLDEKDDFAAIILAAAGLRRMGWENRISQILEPNDCMYAVGQGALAVEVRARDTDILEMLSVLNDGDTVLRCIAERAFLRHLEGGCSVPVAVHTEMKNSQLYLTGGVYSLDGSESLKDTMQTCIPATTTGCCDFTASNVLYDSGSQPFFSDLPPVNFCSFKIQVPPNRAKKFWLEKKEIKK; translated from the exons ATGGAGGAAGGACTGTTGAAATATATCAGG AATGGGGATGGTAAAGTTAGCCGTATCTTTCGCATCGGAACCCGAAAGAGTCAG TTGGCTCGCATTCAGACTGACAGTGTTGCTGACAAACTTAAGGAGCTGTACCCTGATATAATTTTGGAAATTG TGGGTATGTCCACGATTGGAGATAAAAACCTTGACACAGCTTTATCAAAG ATTGGAGAGAAGAGTTTGTTCACCAAAGAGTTGGAAAATGCTCTGGAGAAAAATAT CGTGGATCTGGTCGTCCATTCACTGAAGGACCTCCCCACCACTCTGCCTCCAGGATTCACCATTGCAGCTGTGCTCAA GAGAGAGAATCCTCACGATGCAGTGGTATTGCATCCAAAAAATGTAGGAAAATCCTTGGAGACTCTTTCAGAAAACAG TGTGATTGGCACCAGTTCACTGCGTCGTGCTGCTCAGTTGAAGAAGAGATTCCCTCATCTGGAGTTTAAAGATATT CGTGGAAACTTAAACACAAGGTTAAAAAAGCTGGATGAGAAAGACGACTTTGCCGCCATCATTCTTGCTGCTGCAGGGCTCAGGAGGATGGGTTGGGAGAACCGGATCAGCCAG ATCCTGGAGCCCAATGACTGCATGTATGCTGTCGGACAG GGTGCTCTGGCAGTGGAGGTTCGAGCGAGGGATACTGACATCCTGGAGATGCTGTCTGTGCTAAATGACGGTGACACTGTGTTACGCTGCATAGCTGAGAGAGCTTTTCTTAGGCACCTG GAGGGGGGCTGCAGCGTTCCTGTGGCCGTGCATACCGAGATGAAAAACTCTCAG CTCTACTTGACAGGTGGTGTGTATAGTCTGGATGGATCTGAGAGTCTAAAGGACACCATGCAGACATGCATCCCTGCTACTACTACG ggctgCTGTGACTTCACTGCCTCTAACGTCCTCtacgacagtggttctcaaccttttttcagtgatctaccccctgtgaatttttgttcttttaaaattcaagtaccccctaatcgagCAAAgaaattttggttggaaaaaaaagagataaagaagtaa